The Sulfurospirillum diekertiae genomic sequence CAGTGAGTATGTAGGTTTTTGCATACGATATTGACGGGTTCGTCCCCCATTAAAATTTTTATGTACATGAGTTTTGTGCCTAGCTGCACATTAGTATTGTTTTGGAAAAATTAAACACATGGAAAACACATGGAAAACAACACAACCACATTTGAATCATTTGGCTTACACCCAGAGATTCTTAAAGCCGTCGTAGAGGCTGGCTTTACAGAACCAAGCCCCGTACAAGTAGAAGCAATCCCTTTAGTGCTAGCGGGTAACGACATCGTTGCACAAGCACAAACCGGTACAGGAAAAACAGCTGCTTTTGGACTCCCAACACTCAGTATGCTCGATCAACATCTCAATAAAGTACAACTTTTAGTCATTACGCCCACACGTGAACTTGCAACCCAAGTGAGCGATGAGCTTTACTCATTAGGTCGCTTTTGTGGCATTAAAACCGTTACGATCTACGGTGGTAGTTCGTATTCACGCCAAATTGGCTTGATCGAAAAAGGTGCTAGCGTTATCGTAGCAACACCTGGTCGTATGCTTGATCTTCTTAAAAACGGCAGACTTCCAGGTTTTGCACCTAAGATGGTCGTTTTAGATGAAGCGGATGAAATGCTCGATATGGGCTTTTTAGAAGACATTGAAGAAATCTTTACTTACCTTCCAAAAGAGCGTCAAACCCTTCTTTTCTCAGCAACAATGCCAGATCCTATCAAACGCCTTGCAAGTAAAATCTTACATGAGCCAAAATTTGTCAGCATTACGCCAAAAGATCACACCACAAACGAAGACATTGAACAACTTTACTACGTGATCAACGAATATGAGAGAGACGATGCGATGATTCGTCTTTTAGATGCACTTGAGCCTGAAAAATCCATCGTATTCTGCCGTACCAAAAAAGAGGTTGACAGACTTTCAACACAACTCATGGCAGTTGGACATGCCGCTAAAGGCTTACACGGCGATATGGAGCAAAATCAACGTGAGAGCGTTATTAAAGCATTCCGTAGTTCACAAATCGAAATCCTTGTCGCAACCGACGTTGCAGCACGTGGTCTAAACGTTGCTGACATCAGCCACGTTTTCAACTACCATATGCCATTTGATCCAGAGAGTTACGTTCACCGTATCGGAAGAACCGGACGTGCGGGCAAAAAAGGTACGGCGATTACTTTAGTAACGCCTATTGAATTTCACTCCATGCAACGTATCGGTAAAAAAGTCGGCTCTAAAATCGAGCACAGAATTGTTCCAAGTTTACGCGATGTGAAAGAGAACAAACTGGTTAAAATTGCTGATGATATTAAAAATGCTGAACTCAATGAAAATGCAAGCAAACTTCTTTCGATTCTTGAAGAAGAGATGGATATGTCGCAAATCGCGCTTAAACTTCTCTCAAACCTTTTGAAAGAAAATACACCAGTAGGTCCTGATAAAATCGGTTTAGATAAAAAAACCTTAGAGTCTGTGGTTAAAAACATCGAAGAGCGTGATGGTGGTCGTGGCGGCAGAAGTGGCGGTTACAGAGGAAACTCTGGCGGCGGTTACAGAGGCTCACGTGATGGTGGCGGCTATAGAGGAAACTCTGGCGGATCACGCGATGGCGGCGGCTATCGAGGTACATCATCCACAGGTTCACGTGATGGTGGCGGATACAAAGGTTCTAACCCACGTGATGGCGGAAGCAGAGATGCAGCACGTCCTCCAAGAGGCGATGGCGTTCCTAGAAGTGATAGCAGAGGCGAGAGCCGTAACCCTTTTGCCAAAGAGGGAAGCAGTTCAGCACCACGCGAAGGCGGCGGATACAAAGGGACTCGTGATAGCGGCGATAGCAGACCACCACGCGCTCCAAGAGCCGATAGACCAAGTGCACCACGCTCTGATGCAGGACGTGCTCCAAAAGCCGCTCCTAGAAACGCTTACAAAAAAGACTAATTTTTAAAGGGTGGCGTGAATCAATCACGCCATCTCACCCCGTTTAGTTTTCTCGCTCAATCATCGCTTTAAGCGCTTCAACACCATCTGCATATTCTACTTTTTCGACCTGTTTATTTTTGAGTGTCACCACGGTAATGCCATCGACTTTTGCCCCATTTTTCAAAGATGCGGCGATTGTTCCATCTAAAATGAGATTGACACTGTAGGGTTGCGTTTTAAGATCGGGAAGTGCAAAGGTATTGCGAATCACCACAGGCATAGGGCTGATATCCGCGACAAATGCCACATGATGAACAGAGAGATAATCCGCACTTTGCGCTCCTAGATACGCTTTAACCGTATGTCCTGTATCTTTTGCAAAGACCAAAATCAGCGTATGAATCGAATCATCCAGCGTATGCGGTTTGCCAAATTGATCAAACAGCGTGTACGAGATCGTTGAGCCCACATGCAACCCATCGCTCTGCGACACCGAAGACGTATGCCCCTCATACGTATCTTTACCTTTAAAAAAAAACAGCACTCCCGCCGCCGCGACCAGAATAACCAGTAAGCCCAGTAATATCTTCTTCATATCAAACCTTGTATGGTAAATTTATGGAGTATTGTACCGTAACCGACCTACGCCCTATCCAACGCTAACTTAAGACCTAGCACGCCCAAAACACTTCCTGCAATTCTATCGATGTACTTTTTAGTGCGTAAATATATCTTTTGGGCTTTTTGTGTCGATAACAGTCCTACAACGCACGAGTACCATGAAACATCGATGATAAACGCGATGAGGCAAACAAACAGCGTTCCAAAAGGCGGTATCTCTTGGGGAAGCAAAGCGGCAAAAATACTTCCGATGATGATGGCGGTTTTTGGATTGCTCATTTGTGTTGCAAACCCAAATAAAATGGCTTTGGCAAAGCTCTTTGGTTTTTGCTCCAAACTAAGCTTGGTCTCTAAAGGCGTATCGGCGTATTTCCACATTTTATAGGCTAAATAGACAAGGTACATGCCTCCTACGATTTTTAAAGCGCCATACAAAAAAGGCACGGTTTTCAAAATAGCATAGAGCCCAAAGATGGCTAAAAGCGAAAAGACAACCGCACCCATCCCTAAACCAATCGCAACCCCAAACCCCTCTTTACGAGACTTTGAAACAGCCGTTTTGGCAATCAAAATAAAACTAGGCCCCGGACTCATCGTCCCCAATATAAACACCGTCGCTATCGCTAAAAGAAAAGAGTATTCGCCCATGATTTGCCTTTACATGTAAAAAGTTTGACCAGAATTTTGGCTTATGAAAGTTTAGCATGTGAATGTGGATAGCGAGATAAGAGAGGTTAGTTAAATCATTTTTTTGCTATGCTTTCTTGATTTGTAAAATTCTTTTCTAAGGACAAGATATTCAATGAAACCAACAATATGGAAAAACTTATCTCCATTCACAAAAATTATAGTTTTATTTTTTATCGCAGAAATTTCACTGTTTTGGATAAGTTTTTTTATTGGTTATGGTTATATCCTATATATGAATATTTTTTTACAAAAAACCAACACGTTAACACAACAGGATATATCAATACTATATTCTTTTTCTGAATTACTATTTATCCCAGAAGAATTTCGTTTGGGAAAAGGATACAGGCTTAACTTTTTAGGGGATATTTATTTCATAGCATTCGCATTTTCAAAAATATTAATTTTATTTGGTTTATATAAAATTTTTAGTAAAAAAACAATTGAACAGCTATCCAGTAATAATTTACATATAAAAAACAATACTGCATCGAGTATGCTAACAGGTGGTTTGATATTAATGATTATTCAAGATTTATTCATTATATCGTATGGTTATTTTAATACTATTTCATTACTATCTGCAAGTATATTGGTTACAAGTCTATTCTATATTATTATAAAAATTCGACAAACCGAAAAAAGCATAGCGCAACATGAAGAGTAAAAGGAGACAAACTTATTCAATCACTCTTTCAAACGATGCCGAGAGACAATCACACCCTCATACCCCGTCGTTTTCACCGCTTCTAAAAACGTCTTATCTTCAATGCCATCTTTGGCAATGACGACGGCTAATTTTGTCTCTAACGTCACTTTAGATGACTCAACACCTTCGACACTTTTGAGTGCTTTTTTGACCGCTGTGGTACACAAAGGACAGTGCATTTCAGCCACTTTTATGACCACTTCTTCTTTGGCGAAGAGCATCAATGGTAACAATAAAATCAACCATTTTTTCATTCTACATCCTCTATGAAAAGATTTGCTACTTCGGGATAAAGCAATAGGATGAGGATTATCCCTAAAATTATTGAATAAAACCAAAGATAACGCTTTCTCTTTTGAGGATTACATGTAAAGGTATGATGCGCGTAACTACGCCATGAAAGCCACAAAACAAAGAGCGACAATAAAGAGAGCGGTATACGAAATGGGGTAAGGACTTCTAGGAAACTTAAAAATCCAAAAGAGATTCCAAAGAGTAAAAACAGCAAAGGCGGCAGACAACATGCCGTGGCGGCAAGGGCTGAGAGCAGTGCTGTTAGTACGCCTAGAATCTCTTTTTTCATACGTTAAAGTTTTTCTTGTGAATTAAAGCTATACGTAAAGGCGGCTGGAGCGTAGTAATCTAACACTTCATCTTCGACTTCGGCGTACGGATAACCAAACATATTGAGTGGTTTTTGCGCTGGGGTTGGCGTTAACACAAAATCACGTGCCGTGTTATAGCCCATCCAGTTCATCTCCCAGTTGCCGAAGAAATATTCACGCACTTCTTTAATGAGCGGATCGTTCAGCGTCATTTTCTCGGTCAAGATGACTTTAGCCACATCGGCAGGATCGCATGGAACCCAACCAGAACCATCAAGATAAAACTCCGCTCGACAATGCTCCGCGCCAGTAATTTTTGCCAACCCTTTTTCATCACTGCTTCCGCATGCTTTTGAGTAACGAGAACTGCCTAAACGGATACCAAAGATTTCACGAGCCGGCACTCCGACACTTCTAAGAAGTGCTACAAAAACAGAGCTAATATCGGTGCATTTACCGCCCATAATGTTCTGCTCTATAGCCTTGCCTGCATCACCTACGCCACAACCAACTACGGCGTTGTCACGGTACATATTTTCAGTGACCCAAAGATAAATCGCTTTAGCTTTTTCAAGAGGCGTTTTAGAGGTTGCGGTAATTTTCAGTGCAAGTTCTTTGACTTTGCCGCTTGTAGGAATGTGTGCCGTTGGTTTGAGGTAATGTACAACATCTTTGGGGTATTTGGTTGAAGCGGTTGCTTTTGAGAGGTCAGAATTGCGCTCATACGTCGTAATCGTATAGGTCACTTCGAGTACTTTTTCGCCGCCGTTTTTCCACTCAGCGTAAAGCGTTCTAGCTTTGTAGCTGTTTTTATCGGTGACATAGGCGTTTGTTGCATTGGAGCTAAATTTAAAATCGCTCACTTTTTGATAGCTTGTTTCTTGTGGAAGTGGAACCCAGAGTTTAGTCAAACCCTTTGTATTTTCGTGCTTAAGGTTATAACTGTTTGTGACGAAAAAAATACGAGTTTTGCTCTTTGGCTCACTGGCTTCTAAAATCGAAACCTGAGGGAGGATGACCGAACTGGCACCGAGTGCTACGCAGCCTTTCATAAACGTTCTTCTTTGCATAAAAAATCCTTACATGTAAAATGGCACAAAGAGGAGAAAACATAAAAGTAGTTAGAAAAGAAGTTAATACGATTATGTTTGTCTAAACCTTAGACGTTGTGCATTGGAGGGATTTTACAGTGGATTAGCTTAAAAATAAACCTAGAAGTTCCGATAGTTTAACACTACCAGAACTTGCTTAAGCCTTACGCAACTTTAGATGATTTTTTTTTGGTCTTCTTAGAAGCTACGTGATGTTTAGGGGTGCTTTTTTTAGCAGCTGTTACTTTTTTTGCAGTTTTTTGTTTTTACAGTTTTTGTTTTTGTTGGTGCTGCATCTTCTGACGAAAGATAGCTTTGAGCAAATACTGATGATGATAAAAATGCAACCATAGCCATGACTAGTGTTAAACGTTTCAACATGTTTTCTCCTTTCTTAGAAATAAAAGCGCTATTGTACAATGTAAAATCTAAATTTTTTCCAAAATATGAAGATGCTCGTAGTTTAGGCGTTTTTTGAATCTATTTTGATAGGATTTAAAGCGTTGATGCGGCACTTTTACGTTATTATATTTTCCATACTTTCTCATCATGGAAGCAATCTCTTCACAAACGATTAATCCTTCATCATTGTAGCTCAAAAAAATATACGAAAATTGTGCCTCTTTGATCAGTTTTTCCAATGCGTGTAAAGCACTTATCGGCTTACAAAAAGACGAGCTTTCGTAACTCCTGACACCTGTTTTACCTTTAGGGTTAAAATGATCATAATGTGCAATCGTATTTAAAATATGATAATTCGCCCCATATTGGCGACGATTATACGGTGGATCAAGATAGAGAATATCGCCTTTGATTTTGGAAATGAGCACATTGGCATCTTCGCAAAAAATCTGATGAGACTTGTACGTTGGCTGATAATCCAATGGTTCTAACGATAATGGGACGTGGGCTAAAGGTTTTAAGTGTTTTAAAAAAGCGCTGTACACGGAAGCCGTATTGGCAACTTTATCGGCACTAAGAAGTAGAGATGCTAAAAGAAAAAAGTAGCGTTTTTCATCTTTTTTATAGGTTTCGATCCCTTGGCGCAAGGCATCTATTTTTTTGCCATTTTCATCACTAAAATAGTTTCTTCCACTCCCACTGCCGTGACAATAATAGTGGTACATCAGCCCTTCTTTGAGAGGTAATTCATTCAGTAATGTTATGATGTTAGAGGCATCATCAAGCTCGCCTGTTAGCAAAAGCGCATGATTGAGCACATAACTGTAGTATTCAAGATCGTTGCTTAAAATCGTGCACCCTTTTTGCGCGAAGGAGTGCCCGACAATGCCACTACCCGCAAAAAGATCACAAAAGACTTTGGAAGAGAGATCCTGCCCCACAAAAGCTTCTATGGTGGCATGAATAAAAGGAAGAAGCTTTGCTTTTGAACCAATATAGTTCATCTCTTTTCCTCAAAATTTTCCATATCATAGCAAAAGTAGAACACTTTTTGCTTATGAATACGTAAGAATTTTTTAAAGGAAAAAACATGCATTTTTTAGTGGTTGATGATAGCTCAACAATGCGCAGAATTTTGTGCAATACCTTAGGCAGTATCGGTTACAGTACAACAGAAGCTGAAGACGGGCTGGATGCGCTTAAAAAAATCAAAAGTCAAAAATTTGATGCCATCATGACTGACTGGAACATGCCTAAAATGAACGGCTTAGAGCTTGTACGTAATCTTCGAGCAATGGAAGAGTATAAATACACTCCCATCATTATGGTCACGACAGAAGGTGGCAAGCGTGAAGTCATTACGGCGATCAAAGAGGGTGTTAATAATTATATTGTCAAGCCATTTACGGCTAACGTTCTTCGTGAAAAGCTGAAAGAGATCGTCTAAAATTCTTTCTCTTTTGCTCACCTGAGCAAAAGAGAAATACCACTATTGATCTTTACATGTAAGATAGTTTCGCCATCCACCATATTGACTGATTTCTTCTGCGCCTTTCAGGGCATCCGCTTCACATAAAAAACCATACACACTGCTTCCATCTTCTAAAAAAACGGTTCCAATGCATAAGGGTGACGCGATTTGCACCATAAACGCCCCAAAGTTTTCCAAGGGCATTTCCCACACTTCCAGCGCTAAAGCATAAGGACTTGTGCTGTCTTTGAGCATTCCTGGACGAGGTGGCAGTTTTTGAGGAACATCAAAAAGGCGGTATCCCACAACTGTTTTGCACGTTTTGATAAACACAGCTTCTAGGCTGAGTAGTTGATGATTGAGTGGCAGACCTTGCATATGTGCGCCGCATACGGCAATTTGGATAGTTTGATTCATACAGACTCCTTACGATAACGTTCACCCATCTCCAATAATGCTCTATCGTTAAAATGATCGGCAAAGAGGGTAATGCCAAATGGCAGATGATTACTTCGTTCTCCTGCTGGTAAAGCGTATGCCACAAGATCCAGAAGATTCATAAAATTGGTGTAATAGCCTAAATTACTATTGAGCGTTATAGGGTCAGCCTGAACAGCTTCAATGGTATAAATTGTTCCTGTGGTCGGCGTTACACAAAAGTCCACTTCGGCCAAAATCTTCTCCGCCGCTCTTCGATACGCTTTGAGTTGATACTCTGCTTCAAAATATTCACTCGCTTTTTTCATCTCTCCTTGGGCAATAATGGCACGCGTCACCTCTAAAAAGCTCTCAGGCGATGTGTGCAGCAGTGTTTGGGTCGCAAAATAGCGTTCGGCAACCCATGGTCCACTGTAGAGCAAATTGGCCGCTTCTAAAAAGGGGTTAAAATCAATCACTTTAGGTATGCCGCCTAAGCCAATCAAGCGCTGAATACTCTTCTCAAACAGCACTTTTGCCTCTGTGTCTCCGAAAAATTGAAGATCGCTCGCCTTGGGCACACCAAAGGTAAAGTTGAAGGGTATCGTACTCTTTTGGGGTGGTAATGCTCTGGCATAAACATCTTCTTCATCAAACGATGCCATAATCTCAAAGATCGTTGAAACATCGCTTGCTTCTTTACAAAACAACGAGACACAGTCCAAGCTACGACATGCGGGGACTACACCTGAAGTGCTCACGACTCCTTTGCTGGCTTTAAAGCCTAAGAGATTATTAAACGCCGCAGGCACTCTGCCTGAACCTGCGGTATCGGTTCCTAGAGAAAAAACGACCATATCAAGGGCAACACTGACCGCACTGCCTGAACTAGAGCCCCCTGAAATATACGCTGAGTCAATGCTGTTTTGACAAGCGCCATAAGGCGAACGTGTACCCACAAGCCCTGTGGCAAATTGGTCAAGATTAGTTTTGCCAATAGGAATGGCTCCTGCTTCAATCAAACGCTCTACCACATAAGCAGATCGCTCTGGTAGATAGCTAAAGTCTGGACATGCCGCCGTGGTGGGAATACCCGCTAAGTCAATGTTGTCTTTTATAGCAAAGGGCACACCGTAAAGGGGTAACTCTTCCATCTTGGCATGCTCAAGTCTTGTTAAATAAGGCTCTAGTTCTGCATCGCTTAAAACATGTAACCAGATAGGATTGTCTGAAAAGTGTGCGATACACTCTTTGATTTGTTGCACCAGTTCTCTCGGTGTACACATATTTTGAGCGTAATTTTGCTTTACATGTAAAAGTGTCATTCTCTCTCCTTTGTCTCATCTTCTTGCGTGCGCAGTGCCTCTATCAAGGCTGCACTGAGGATTAAAAATCCACCGATATATTCTCTAAAATCCATCGTCTCCCCCGCAATCAGCGTTGCGGAAATCACCGCGGTGATCAGCTCCATAATGATAATAATGGACGAACGCCCTGCTTCCATATGGGTCACGCCCCATTGCGAACCGATATTGGCAAGCAAAAGCCAAATCAGTGCATACAATCCAAGTGCTCCCCACGCATGTATACTAACTTCTAGTGGGAAAGGCTCAACCTTCCCTAAGAGTAAAAGTCCTGCTAAGATAAAACAGCCGTAAAACATCGCCCCTATTTTAGAGGCAACAGGTACGCTTTGCGCAAAGCGAAAAAGCAGGTTATTGAGCGCAAATAAAAGCCCTGAGAGAAGCGCTAACGCATCAATCCATGAAGGCGAAGTGCTAAAGATTTTAAAGCCACCTAAAATCAAAAACGCACCTAAGACAGCCGCAACGACCCCAACCCAACGCCACCTATCAATGCGCTCTTTTAAAAAAAAGTAGCCACCCAAAACGCCCCATACGGGCAAAAGGTAAAAAAGCACCATCACACGAATCACTTCACCATTAATGAGTGCATAGGTAAATGTCAAGTTAGCTCCTCCACCGAATAAGGCAATCCAAAACATCATGTTTCGATGTTTCCACCCTAACGCTCTTTGTCTTACAAGTTGTGGGCTCATCACCAAAGCGATAATGCCATATGCTCCAAAACTCAAAGCAATACCCTGTATACCCATCGCATTGATGGCTTTGAGCGGAATCCATGAAAGCCCCCATAAAACAGAAGCACCGAGTAAAACAATGACGGGAAAGTAGCCTTTCATAATGGCTACGCTTTCAAAGGCTCTAAGATGAAAAGTTGTTTGCCCGCATAAATACTCTCACCCTCTTCACACAAAATATCCACAATCACACCATCTTCAGGCGATTCAATTTCTACTTCCATCTTCATCGACTCGACAATCGCTAAGGGTTCACCCTCTTTCACGGTGTGACCTACTTTGGCTAAAATCTTCCATAAATTGCCTTGTATAGGAGCTTCAACCGCTTCTTTATCGTCATCAATCACCACTGAAGCACTCTCATCATGATGCTCTTCGTGTGCACTTTGTGAGGTAAAATTAGCAAGTCCCGTGCGTTCCCACATGTTGCGCTCTTCTTCAAATGCGTGTTGCTGAGTGGCTTTAAAGGCTTTGATAGTGGTCTCATTCTCATCTAAAAACGTTTGGTACTTTTTGAGGCTAAAGGTTGTCTCTTCAATACGCAATTTAGCTCGCCCTCTGGGGAAATCTTCACGCAAACGCAGTAACTCTTCCGCACTCACTTCGTAAAAACGAATTTGGTCAAAAAAGCGCAATAACCACGGTTTCCCCTCTTTAAAATCTTCGGTTTGACGGTGGCGATTCCACATTTGAACGGTTCGTCCTACAAACTGATAGCCTCCTGGTCCTTCCATACCGTACACACACATATATGCCCCGCCAATTCCTACAGCGTTTTCAGGTGTCCATGTACGAGCAGGATTGTATTTGGTCGTCACCAGTCGATGCCTTGGATCAAGCGGCGTTGCCACAGGAGCACCCAGATACACATCGCCCAAGCCCATGACCAAATAGCTCGCTTCAAACAGAATACGTTTGACCTCATCAATGCTCTCTAATCCGTTAATGCGACGAATAAATTCAATATTGCTTGGACACCATGGTGCATCAGGACGGACAATTTTCATATACTTATCAATCGCAATGCGCGTTTGTTCATCATCCCATGAAAGCGGCAAATGCACGATGCGCGCAGGCACTTCAATATCTTCTATGGAAGGTAAAGAGAGCTCTAAACTCTGCACCGTTTGCATCAGTGCTTCACGCTCACACAAACGTGGATTAAAATGAATCTGTAACGAACGGATTCCCGGTGTCAATTCAATCACACCGTGGATGTTGGCATCAACCACCGCTTGCATCAGCACATGAATGCGAAAACGTAAGCTAATATCGAGCTGCATTTCTCCGTATTCAATCAGTAAATTGCTATCGCCTGATTGACGAAAGGTCACACTTGGCAAAAGCGCACTGCTTTCATCATAGTATAAAACGGGTGAGCCTATCTCTTTTTCACACAACATCGCTCGTTCGTCATACGTCTTCAGTGAACAAAGCGCTTCATCTTGCAAGCGAAGCATCTGCATCGCTTCATCATGGCAGATAGGTACAAAGGTGACGGTGTCGCCTGCACGTAGTTGTCCTATCTTCCAAAGCTCCGCACTGACAATCGTCACAGGACAGACAAAACCGCCCAAACTTGGACCATCAGGACCTAAGATAACGGGCATATCGCCCGTAAAATCCACCGCACCAATAGCATAGGCGGTATCGTGAATATTGGAAGGATGCAAACCTGCTTCTCCACCATCACTACGCGCCCATGTAGGTTTAGGACCGATGAGTCTTACCCCCGTGCGATTAGAGTTGTAATGCACTTCCCAACGGGCTTCAAAAAAGGCTTTGATATCTTCATTGGTAAAAAAATCGGGTGCGCCATGTGGTCCATACAACACTCCAATGCGCCACTCATTTGTAAATGAACGATAAGGGGTAATGGTCTCAAAACACGCTTCTTTGGCAACCATGGCATCCACATGCAGCACATCTCCTGCAAGCAATGCTCTTCCCGCATGTCCGCCAAAAAGTCCTAAAGAGAACGTCGAACGGCTTCCTAAATACAAAGGCACATCAATGCCCCCTCGCACGGCAAGGTAGCTTCTAAAGCCTTTCGTGTG encodes the following:
- a CDS encoding carboxyltransferase domain-containing protein; its protein translation is MPLYLGSRSTFSLGLFGGHAGRALLAGDVLHVDAMVAKEACFETITPYRSFTNEWRIGVLYGPHGAPDFFTNEDIKAFFEARWEVHYNSNRTGVRLIGPKPTWARSDGGEAGLHPSNIHDTAYAIGAVDFTGDMPVILGPDGPSLGGFVCPVTIVSAELWKIGQLRAGDTVTFVPICHDEAMQMLRLQDEALCSLKTYDERAMLCEKEIGSPVLYYDESSALLPSVTFRQSGDSNLLIEYGEMQLDISLRFRIHVLMQAVVDANIHGVIELTPGIRSLQIHFNPRLCEREALMQTVQSLELSLPSIEDIEVPARIVHLPLSWDDEQTRIAIDKYMKIVRPDAPWCPSNIEFIRRINGLESIDEVKRILFEASYLVMGLGDVYLGAPVATPLDPRHRLVTTKYNPARTWTPENAVGIGGAYMCVYGMEGPGGYQFVGRTVQMWNRHRQTEDFKEGKPWLLRFFDQIRFYEVSAEELLRLREDFPRGRAKLRIEETTFSLKKYQTFLDENETTIKAFKATQQHAFEEERNMWERTGLANFTSQSAHEEHHDESASVVIDDDKEAVEAPIQGNLWKILAKVGHTVKEGEPLAIVESMKMEVEIESPEDGVIVDILCEEGESIYAGKQLFILEPLKA